In Haliaeetus albicilla chromosome 18, bHalAlb1.1, whole genome shotgun sequence, the DNA window ATGAATTGAGCCAGTCTGGAAGCTGTTGCATAGGAGAATCCTTAGCACGTACAAGATTGTTTAGAGACcgtgttttgttttccagagtcAAATACAAACCAGTGCTAATCAAACGGTGCTTTTCCCGTAACGGTACAAGCAAagtatttattgttttaatgcAACTCTTTCTTCAGACTTTGACGAACCACTTTGCTTCTTCGGAGGGAAATCCCCAGCTAGCAGAGCTGAAGTAGGTGAAACATCGTTTCCCAGATGCAGCTATAAAATGCGATTTTACGGAATCCGTGGAAAACGAGTGCTCCGATCGTTACCGCTGAAGCGAACAAGCACCGAGCGACTGAAAAGCCGGTCCTGTCCTGCCCCGTCCCTGCGAAGCGCAGCCGAGCGCGGTGCGACGCGCCCGAGCGGCTCCTGCTTTCTGCGCCCGGACCAGAGGGTGGCAGTGGCCCTCCATCCTCCCGCCCGGGGCACCCGCCCGAGAGCAAGCAGCTCCCAGGTACCGAGTCGGCCTTCTCGGTCGCGTTTTTATCAAAACATCGGCACTCGTCCCTTAAGTGGCTTATGAATATTCTTTGGTGCGATAGACACGATGCTGTTTTCCCAGGGGAGGGGAAACAAAACCCAGCCGCCTGCTCTCTGCGTTTCCCTTACCTGGCGGTAGACCCGGGGGACTCCTACCACCCATGCGTGTGAGATGGACCATTTCTGAACTGCTGTAATACGTATCACCAGCAGTGCATTGCGTGCTTTATAATACAAAGACGTTCCCTGAAAATCCAACCGAGACATTTCAGTGCATGTTCATGGCGCGGGCTGGTCCGTGTGGTGTTAAGGGCAATACACAAGCGAAGCCAGGTTTGGAAACCTCTCATCTAGAGGGGAGAGTCCTCTTCAGTCTCGTGTTggatcccttttttttttttcttccccatggGGAGGTGTCTGTAGGTACATTTGCAACTTACTTTCATGCATCGCCTGCTCAAAAAGATTTTACAGTGTTTAAATATGATTGTTGCCAAAACTATTTTGCTATCCCGTAGTTGAGTATGGGTCCCCTCGATCTACTGTGTTCAACTAATCAGTTAACAGGGCTGTTGGCAACAAGTGTGTTCAGGGACAGAGTAAATGGGCCAGGGAAAGTGGTGAAAATTTCACAGATTTCTCTAATATATTCTGGAGAGACAATGACAATGCTATAGAACAAAGAAATCCCGTATCTTCAAGGAAACCTCAAGAATTAATGTTAAGGCTTTGGGCACTCAGCTTTGACCTTGCTGTTTATCTTTGAATGACAAAATcttaagaacaaaaccaaagagtCTCTTGAGTAGAGAGTAATCTCTGAGTAGAGCACCTAGCTTAAGCCCCTAGTTCTGGTCATAGGAATGCATTGTTGAGATGATGAATTAGTTAAtcctgaaagaggaaaaattttttcctttcttaatttacatttttaaaaacatgtttgtttgttttcctgctcaGCTCCCCATGCCTTGTAAATTGTGAATTTCTCTTTTGGCTATGCATGATAAGGAAATTGGTTTCATTCTACAAGTGTGTTATTCTACATCCTGTAGCTCAAAAATATCAAAGTGCAAATGCCTTAGTTTCTAAGGGGGTTGatcttaaaataattacaatgaTCAGACTGTTGCAGCTCTTTAGTTTCATAAACTGAACTGCAGGTTTGAAATGACGCTTACTTTGGTCTCACCCTAAAATGAACAATAGGGtgaaaaattagttttgagGGAGAAATGGGGTGGCAATTACATTAGATTGTTACTGCTTTAGAAGCATGAAGATCTCAATACTGTGATTAAAACCCCGAATCTTCTAGTGTTCAGTGTTATGCAAAATATACACGAAAAGGAGTATTTTAGGGACTGAGGTGTGCCGATTTGCGGTGATGAAATATTCTACTACTGGGCTGTCAGGGTTAAACGTTCATGGCACGAAGCTGGAACAAACTGAGTGTTGAGACAGTAGCGAGGTTTGGCCACAGGAGGCACAGCCAGCGTGTGCTGTATGGAGAGATTTCCTTAatctctgctgtgctgggggggcaTGGTGAGAAGCAGTAGATCAGCTCTGTCCtgcgtgtgtcccccccgcccctccccgtCCCAGCTTTTGCTAACCCTTCTTGTCTTCTGATTGCATTGATCCTCTGAGAGGGTGCGCTTCTGCTTGGGCAGGGCAGCTTCTGTATTAAGAGATCAGAGCTGGCTTTCTCCTAGCCTACATGAATGGATTTGGTGTCAAGGACAAggaaaggcagctgctgctgccccagagCACCACCTGCCCACCTGTTTGCCGGTGAAAGTGTTACTGGCCCCAGGTGAGGCTCCTGCCTTTCACTCTGGGAGTCCCCAGAGCACAGAAACCTGAAACATGCTCCCTCAGGCCCAAAGCATAGTGCCTACCAGAGAGCTGTACTTACCCAAAGCATCAGTCAAGTTTCCTTCGTTATTGAAAGTGATTCTCTTCAATTCATATGTAGGACTCAAAACTTAACTTCCCATTTCAGGCAAGTTTATAAGTGAGCTTAAATTAGAATGTCATCTGATAAGGCACAGTTCCTGCATCCACTGGCTTATGCCAACTAAATGGAGCTCGTGTACTCTAGGAATCTACTATAACTATTCACGAGCTTGAATAAGTAAGTAAGGGATAGGGGCTAGCTTCTGAgggcaaaagagaaagaaaaaataaactgttactGGCTTTCAGGACTTTAGACtcctaaaaaaaattcaaacttaATTTAATTCTTATGGAGAAAGAGTCCCTTTAGGAGCAGCCAAAGTTTAATCAGTAACACAACAGCGATTTAGCGCAATTCTCAGTATCTTAGTCATACAGAGAAGCTGCTGCAACTGATTAGAAACCCCATTTCATTGAAATATTGCATGGAAGCATGAAAATTCCAGTGTGGAAAGGCAACAGTCACTTCATCATTCTTAGATCCCATGTTAACGCATCACCAACTCTCACATTCAAAGGCTTTCTAAAGAAATTTAATAGTTGGGGGACCAATAACCACCCACAACCCTTAATTCTGAGTGATTATTCTAAACACAAATTAACAGATCTGGGCCATTACTACTGACTCATCCATAGGGgtgtgagaggaaaaaaaaggcaatactCCACGGGAATTAATGTCTCAGGATTAACTGCTTTTGTATGTTTCCAAACACTTTGTCAGTAGCATCCCATCTGTAATAAATTCCTTTTCTAGTTCCTTTCACACTGTTTACAGGCAGATCACTTAAAAGTTTGGAATATACACTCAAATAAGATTTTCCAAGTTACAAGAATTATTATTCACTTCAggtaattttattctttatattCTCTACATATTTGAATTTTTACTTGGTAAAGTCATAACAGAATGTAtataagtatttaaaaaaatccaaaaacacaacacaaatcAAAGCCAGCAAACAGTTGGTCCCCAAAGAATACAGCAAGCAATCAGTTCAATAAACACACTTgatttattttgtataaaaaGGGTTAAGTTTACAACTAAACTTTTATAAAAAGTTTAGCATGATTAAGTACATCATTACACTTTTTgcagaaatgtgtatttctgcCACTATACAAGAAAACTCTAATTAAAGAGTTCACAAGGTTTCactcatatatatatttatatataaatatatacacagcATTCAGTCCTAGGTCAAAAAGGTAATTTCTGACCACAGACTTTCCTAAAAAACTGAACACTGGATCCTTCTGGTACTCACGCTccacctttggaaaaaaaggcaaagtctGCTTTAAAATGGGCAACTCCTTGTGAGATTTTTGTTTCGCTCCCCACGTTGGGAATAGTATATAAAGGAAGCCTTCCAACTAGGGAAAGGGTATTTAAGAGTCTCTTCATAAATAACTAGGTTCAGTCCAAGTTGAAGAATGGGGTGGGGATAAAGAtcaatcttgattttttttattaattttaaaaggtccTTTTAGTTAGATGTGGATTTTCCCCTCCAgatacagctgaaaaataaattcagcacctcaaaaaaaaatcctgtagaCATTTtcttgtgcaaaaaaaaaaatctcatcagtGGAACACCTGCAAGAGATTGAAAAGAGGCATATTTAGGAGAATGCTAACAGGGCAGAGATCCGGACAGACTGGCGCCAGAGAGGAAGCCACAGTTTGAACATTTAACCAAACACTCAGAGATTGGGCAAACCCTGGCGTCCAGATGCAACACATACACGCTCACACACTCGCTCTCAAGAGCGCAAATTGAACATTAAAATAACATACACTCAAGGGAGAGGGTAGAAAGAGGATTCTCAGCCCAATCTCTATTTAGATCTCTGTAAATGCACTGCTCGGAGGCGCCAGTCTGCCTCTTACAGCAATTATTTGATTAAAAGCAGTCACTTACTTAACTGATAGTACAGACAATCCCACATCACAGAATTTAAGGAATTGTGCCAAGATTCCCAACTTAATCAGTCGGTTTGGCCCAGGAAGTTAAGACTCCAAGAACAGATAACGAGAGAATTTGCATTAAGCAGTGAGTAGTATCAAGAGCAGCCTGTGCTGCTTAATGAACCTTAGCAACAAAAATCTACTCTGGATTGCCAGACTCAGTCTAATTTCTTACTGATTATAAAGGCATCTCCCCATCCACTTTTAGGactgatttttagaaataacCGTCACGCCTCCCATTCCCCAGGGAGGCACTTTTTTTACCTGAAGTTTAGAAGCGAGATGCACTGCAACTCACCGTTTGATTCAGCCACAAAGTGCTTTGCTGTCGCTTGACATGAGCTCTGAGGGGAACTCGGACGCCTGCGAGGAGAAAACAACACAAGGGTGAGGTGCCCGAGCACTCGGGGAAGCAGGAGAAAACTGTCCTGGGTCACGGAGCGCCTCACCCGCGGCACGTCTGCCCACAGACCCCGgcgggcgggggtgggggggcggccGTGTCGTCTAGCCCCGTCCCCTCAGTGACCGCCGCGCTCCGCACCGAAGGCGCTTTTGCCACCGACTTAAAGTCCCCTGTCTAGGTCAGCGGAGAGCCGGGGGCTCGGGGGAAGGCGCTTACCTGTAGCGAGAGGATGCTGATGTCTGTGTTGAGGGTGGTCAGAGGAGTTCTGGAGGAAGGGTTTTGCCCAGGTCTCTGGTGGTGGAGGCTGACGATGCTGGGGTGCGAGTCCAAGGCGATCTGCAGGTCCAGGATGTAGTCGATAACGTGCTGCAGGATTTCCATCTTGCTGACTTTCTTGTTCTGCGGGATGCTGGGCACCAGCTCCTTCAGCTTGGAGTAGCAGTCATTCATGTTGTACAGCAGGCTCATGGGGTCATCCACGGGGGTTTTGCTCCGGGAGATGCCCAGGTTGTGCTCCGAGAGGCCGTTTTTCCTGACGGACCGCACCGGGCTGAAGGCTTTCATGCTGCAAGGAGAGAGGGGCTCCCGCGGACGCTCGGTTCGTCAGTCGGTGGGGAAGCCTGCAGAgcgctgctgctgccctcccGCTCTGGGCACTGCCGGAGCTCGCACTGAGGCGCGGGGCTGCGCGGCCTCTTCTTATaccgccgccgccgagcccaGCCCGCGCTCGCTGCCATTGGCGGCCGCCGGCACGTCCATCACCCCGGGGCGCCCTCACTGGCGGGGCGGGCAGCGCGGGGGCTGTGCGGGCCTTCCGCCTAGAGAGCCAATCccgggagggggcggggccgcgccgcaCAGCTGAGGGAGTAAATAGTGCGCGGCCGGCGGCCGGCTTGCTGGCGCCCGGCCCGCCACAAAGGCGTGGGGCTGGCGGACCTGTGGGGCGAGCAGCGCCGTGCGGGGAAGGGAGCGCAGCGCAGCGCTATCGCGGCCCTCCCGCCCTTCCTTCCCACCCCTCCGGGGTGGCGGGTGTCGTTGTCCGTCCGTTCCCATCCCCGTCAGGGCACGGAGGGCGCCGGGACTGGCGCTGAGGCGGGGGTGTGCGCGCCGCGGCTGTGAGGGCTGGCGGTGCCGGAGCGAGAGGCGCCGGTTCGAGCAGCGAACGCTCGCAGCGAGGGGCTGGCGGGGGCTGAGCCTCCGTGAACGTCGCCGTGAATTAGAGCTCGGAGAGGCTGCTGCGTGCGCTCATTTAAAGCGCGGCAGCGTAACGCAGCGGTCGGGTCAGCAGCGGAGCGCTGCGGGCTGCAGATGTAAGCGGGAGGTGTAAGCATCAAGAGTAGAGAGAAATAAACCTGTAAAACCAACCGCAACTTTCTGCCCCGAGGAGAACAGGACGCCGAGAGCCCTGACGGAGGCAGGCGCCGCTCTTAGCTCCCCGCTTCGTGAGGACAGGGCTATTTTAGATGATGCTATTAATTGGAATCATTAAGCAAATGTGCATATTGGAAGTGCATTTACATGCATTACCCTTGAAAGGCTGCTCATCTGCACCCTTTCAGTGCTTGTGACACAGTACTGTCATTAGTTATGCATAGGTTGTTTCTGGTGACAAATGCAAATACTTGCTGCACGCTGTACTTTTTGCAGCTCTTGGTTGCAGCCAATGAAACATCTTCAAGAAAACATTCCAGAGGAAAaagttgggctttttttcttgtttagcTGGagaagtggctttttttttttaagttcagtaccattgtatttttctgtattttgcttgTACTAACGGCTGTATAACATGCCGACATAGCTTCCACCCGTCTTTTTTCACATGCTACCTGAGGAAAGTTAAACTTAGGAATGCGTGGACACACATATACAATTAATATAAATGGAATTATACACAAAACGCAGCGATTCTGTAACAACCACCCGGATGCTTCAAGTACGTTAGTGTTCACTGCAAGCAAAAATGTAGTAAGGGCATACATCCATAAAATCAGTGAGGATTGTGCTGTCAATCATAACTGTTAACAGCAGACAAATAATTGGATTTATCTGCGCTGTTGTCGCACGGCTACAGTGAAGgagttggggctgggggggaggaacATTACGGACACTTGGGGACAAAGCTGCGGAGAGCTgcatcagtatttttttttcctattaacgTGGCATTCCGGAGCTGGTGGTTCCCTATTCTCTAGCAGGACATTTTGGGGACTGCCGCACCAAGGTGTTTGCCCCGGGGCTTTTCTCTGTGGGTGGACTGTAGGCGGTGCTGAGGCTGACAGGAACACAATTCAACGTGTTTTGAAATGCGGAGGGTGAAAGTGAATCTCGACGTTCAGTCCGATAGGAAGACAAATACATTGTCCAAGTGCAGTTAAAGAGAGTAAATGATAATAAAAAGCACCGTGTCAACTAACGACTCGATTAAAATCGCCACTTAGAGCGACTTCAATCCTTTACATCACTAGAATCTCAATTTCAAGCCTGTCTGGCACTTGCTCTGCGGCCACAGGCTTTGGTCCTTCAGCGTGCTCGTGTTTCTGTCTCGTGAGTGCACCAGCGGAAGAAATTTTTGACACTCTTTTTGGTATGAGAATAGCCAACGTAAACAAGTATGTTCATGCTTCTCCCATCATTATTTGTCATTCTTGGACAGCGCAGCAGTGCTACAGTAACGTCCGTCCGGGCTTTGCTCCGCAAAATTTGCACCCCTTTGCAAACGGTTTCGGTTTCCCAGACTTCAGGGCTTAGCACGCCGTTTGAAACGCTGAGAAGTTGTGCGAAGAGAGGCTAACCTGCTTATTTTCTCTGTCATCAGCTTGTCATGTGCGCTCCCCGCACGAAAAGTAGAGCCCGCGCGTAGGCAAGCTCCGCTTCCCCCCGGCAAGCGGCTCAAGTCTCTTTCGGTAACGTTTCGTCCCCTCAGTCCTGCTCTCCTCACCCCGACAGCTCTCCCAAGCCTCCCTCGCTCGCTAGCGCACCGCAGGTGAACGCTCTCTGCGGCTGCGGCGGCCCCGCTGCCCGTGCCCCAGCGGGGAGACGCGCGGGGAGCCGGGTGGGCTGCGTGGGGCGGGACACACACAACAACACACACACGCTCCCTCCGAAATCGCCGGGGCTGCGAGCTGCTCCTCGGGGGCTCTACCCCGGGACCTCAGGGCTCGTCCCCGTGCGGGGACGGGCCCCCCGTGTGGCGGCGGGTGCCTCGGGCAGCCGCGTCCGCCTCTCCTCCTCAGCCAGGATTTTAACAGCCGTTTCCCAACCCCGACACGCCGCTGCGAACAGCTGGTAGGAAACCCGCGCCGCTCCCCACGCACAAAGCGCCGCTGTCTCCTCcgcgcccccccacccccgccgccGGGAGGCACCAACCCGGGGCTCCGCTccgggggctggggtgggggggtgcggGCCGCCCCGCCGTGGGGGGCCTCCGCCGCCCGGCGCCAGCCCGCGGCGGCGCTGGggtgcgcggcggcggcgggtgcgcggccgcccccggggcgcgcccccaccctccccttcccctccccccgcgccccgggcgccgcgccccgccccgccccgcgcccgggGCCGGCCCGGACTGCGCGGCGCCAGCCCCGTGACATCAGCCcctcgccgccgccccccccgcccgcgccgcccgggCCCGGCGGCGCCGCTCAGGCGGCTGCCATGGCGACCGGGGCTGCgcccgcggcggcggcaggcggcggcccggccccgctttCCCCTCCCGGGCGCACCTGCagcgggggccgccgccggACGCCCCGCCATgccgcgggggggggaggaatgtGAGGTGGGGGGCACCCgcagaaaggggagaaaaggcaggaaaacgGGCAAAATCGCGcacggagcgggggggggggcgcgtcCGTGGGAGAGATCCCggcgccccccctccccccgggctgccccgcggggccgggccgccgcgACCCGGGCGGGGAGGAGCGCGCCGGGCTGCCTCGGCTGCGGTGcggggcagagaggggggaaTCTCTGTACGGTGTCTGGTGTCCCGTCCGTCCAtgacaccaccccccccccccgaaaaaaaagtattttctgtgagGAAAACCCACGCTTTTTATAAAGGTTGGCTGTCCCCCCGCTGTTTAAGGTCTCCTCAGGGCAGCCCCCGGGGAACCTAGTAACCCCTGGGGCCGCGGCTCCCGCGGCGTGTCTGTGACAGACCGGGGGCGAAGGGGGCTCCGGGCAGAGCCACCCCCCCGTCAGGGACCGGCAAGTCCCTACGCGCGCCCTATCCCGTGCCTCTAATGAAATTTATCTGAAACATCTAGTAATAATGTAAATGGTTTTAATTGCCGCCTATTTAAACCATCAAAccagactgggaaaaaaaaaaaaaagaaaagaaaatctgttaaAATTGGCCCGTTTCCAAGTCATTGACACCATCCAAGCGGGGTGTCCAAATACGTTTTGATACAGGAGTTTTCAACGTACCAGGTGAAGTGTCTCGCTAAACCCGGCTGCTTTTAACTACCCGGTCCCTTTTGTTTGCCTCACGTTTCCAATTCATTCAAAGAAAGAAGTTTTAGAAGTTTggggtttgcctttttttttctttctttctttcgagtgggagggagagagtaatgcatgcaaaatatttagttACAACTTCTGCGAAAGGCACCGATCTGTAACAGCATTTTCTACTTTCACAAAGGATTTTCCTGTTACTTTTGTTCCGGtcacaaaatgtaaaaaaaaaaaaaaaggcgaaagaaaaaaaaaaacttgggGGAGAGATAAGGTCTGGAAAACAATCTGGAATTGCCAGGCTGTTGGTGGGAGCTCTGCGGGGCTGGCGTCAGGAAGTCTGCGCCGCCTTCTATTACTGTTGATCCAGCTTTGTGCAGCTGCACTCAGTACAATTAGCTTGTAGAAACAATCCTGCTGTAGGCAGCCTCTTCCCTTCAAAGTGCTTTTCTATACTGATCCCCTCACATCATGATGCTGGAAATCAAGTCACAAGCCGACCACTGTTTGGCCAACATCATCTGTGGGAATTCATTAACCTCCATCCCAGAGATGCAACAAGAGATTGTTTGTCCAGAACTAAACTTACAGCTTAATATGATGTAGCCCATACAGGAAAAAACCTGTGtccccatttcttttttttttttttgtccataaCAAGAAACACATTGTGcagctttttcccttttttttttttttgtttagggGGTGGGGAATGTAGCTGAAACCAGGCATGAGCCGGCTCCTGCTAAAACTTTGCCATCGAACTGTTTTTTGGTTCATCGGGCTGCAGTTTCCATAGAAGCAACTTATCCCCACGATCATCTTGTTGGGTGCACTTTGCAATCTCATTTCCCGTCTGAGTTTGCTCTGCTGCTCTCAGATGCTGCAGCTGACACATTTCCTCCCCGTGCACTTTGCACCCACCTCATCCTTGCCCAGATGCTCAGGGCTGATTGTGCCTAAAAGGGGGGTTTCATCGCACTCTGCAGCTGCCTTGGgggaagggatttttttaaaaaagataaatttatttctattttcccCTGCTTCAGCGCTCAGCTCTGTGCCATAAAAGCAGCAGGCCCTTGTCGTTCCCCCTGTCCCCCAGCGCCACAGCCCTGGCTCGCAGGGACGCAGCTGCGGCCGCAAGCCCTCTGCCACGCGCCCGTCGTGTGCTGCTGTGTGTGTGAACAGTGCCGGTGGCTTcacccggccccggccctggTCCCGGTGGAGCGGAGCTGCCCGTGGGACACCGGTGCTGTGCGCCGCCGGCTGGGGAGCGGGGCCTTGGCGCGCCCCATCTGCGTGGGCAGCCCCACAGCGGCAGCAGGGTGACATCTCCCCGCTCACGGGGGCTATTTGTGAGCAACCGTGCCGCTGGGAGCACGAGTCCGGCTTCCTGGCACCCCCGTGCTGGCCGTGGCAGGGCTCGTCACATCCCGCTGGCAGCGCCTCTCGGGACGGTTGGGCTGGCGTCGATGCTCCCCCTCACTTCCAGGTACCTCACTTGGCGGCGAGGAGGATGCGCGGGGTGTCGCTGCCACCCACCCTGCTCTGAACCCCGCTGTGTTCTTCAAGGAACGTATGGATGCACCTTCTCTGAGCCCCATTTCCAGACTCCATTCTTTTCTGGGCCATATTTGCAAATGCCACGGATCTGCCAACTCTAAGATCTCTTTtccttcaccccccccccactatGCTTTCGAATAATGTTGCTTTTGTACAGTATCATTCCCTTCATCCCCACTTCTCAACATCCCTCAAACTGCTGCTGTTACATTCCCAAGCTGCGTGTTGTTGGAGGCTTGGGAAGTAGTATTGTGACGAAACGTATATATTCTCTAATTTTTCCTAGGCATCTGCTTTTCAGCCAGAAGTGTTGGACTATAGAATGGACAGGCCTTTGTTCCGATTCCGTTTTGGCATGGGCCTTTGTTCCGATTCCGTTTTGGCATGCATATCGTTTTATGATCACACTCCTAAACTACTGTTCTGCAGGAATGCCTTTTA includes these proteins:
- the ID2 gene encoding DNA-binding protein inhibitor ID-2, with the protein product MKAFSPVRSVRKNGLSEHNLGISRSKTPVDDPMSLLYNMNDCYSKLKELVPSIPQNKKVSKMEILQHVIDYILDLQIALDSHPSIVSLHHQRPGQNPSSRTPLTTLNTDISILSLQASEFPSELMSSDSKALCG